Within Gemmatimonadota bacterium, the genomic segment GGACCTGCAGCGCCAGCGTGTTCATCCCGCGCCGCATGTCCGTCACGCCGGTCGCAAGCCACACCCGCGCGCCGCTCGGAACCGGGATCATCGCCGCTCCAGAACCTTGAGAACCCGTGACAGCGCCGCCGCATCAACTTCCCGGTCGACCGTCACGCGCGAGCCGTCCGCCAGCGCAATCTCGATCCGCCCGGAGGAAGACGGCTCGATATCCCCCGGCGCCGGCGACAGCGTCGCCGGCTCCGCCCCCTCCGTCGACGAGACGACCACCGGGACGAAGCCGCCCGCCATGCGCGCCAGATCCCGATACTGGCGGCGCCAGGTGAAGACCAGGTTCGCGTTCACGTCATGCCGGCGTGCCACGACCGACACCGAGACCCCGGGCTGGTAGCTCTCCGCAACGATCCGGCGCTTGCGCGCCTCGCTCCAGCGACGGCGACGACGACGAACGCGACCCTCGCTACTCGACTGCTCCCCTGCGTCCGACATCCGCATATGTGTCCACTTATCCTTAGTGGACACTTACCGCGCGCCCACCTCCGAGCGCGCAATCTCCCCGATCCAGGACAAAGCCGACAGGCGGTCTACGACGGAGGCTTACGGAGCACCGGATGGCCGGTCGACTATGTGCTACCGCGGCGACTCCCCCGAACCGCCACTCGAACAACGAAGCCGGCGCGCTTTCCGATAATACGCGGTCCGCAACAGACGTGGCGGCCGGCGATCAGGGAGCGGAAGGCCGGGCTCGCCAAGCCGGGGAAAGCCGGAGTCAAAGCACCGAAGGCGCCCTCGGCCGAAGAAGCACTCCAGGCCGTACTAGAGGCGCTGCGCAACTTGCTCTCCGATCGGTGAGGTTTGCAATCCGTCGGAAAGCCGCTGTAGCCGTCGCGCGCGACGCTCTAGGCGGCATCTACGCGCTGCCCGCGCTCCTCCCGTCACCGCGCCGGGACCGCCGCGAAGGGCAGGAGTGCCGGGCCGTGCAATCGCCGTACAGACCCTATGGAATGCCCCGATTCTCCGATGACTTCCCATGAAAATTCATTGACAGGCCGTCATGGCCATCAACACGATGACCGCGACCGGCAACGGAGACGTCGCGTGAAACAACTTGCGCAAATGATTGTCCTGGGGTTGCTGTCCGTCGCGATGGGAGCGTGCTCGTCCGCGCAGCTGACCCCGGAACGGCAGGCGACGCTGGACGCGGTTAAGGACTACACACGGATTGTCCAGAACGCCAACCTCCTCTACGCAACCGACCATCTGGGCTATCCCCCGGGAGAGACGACCCCCAAGCGCGTTCCCGTGAATTGCAACCAGACGGATAAATGTTCTTTCGGTTTCCTGGTTTTTGTCGACGCGAATGAAAGCTTCGGCGCCAATATCGAGCATGTTGAGGTCCCACAGGAATTGAACGGCGTGCGTGCGGTGGTGGAAAGCGGCAGCGGCACCTATTCGGACTTTTACGACTTTGGCGGATGGATGGAACACAGCTTCTTCCACTCGTCGGCTAGGTTATTCACCAACGAAGAAGACCCGGACATCGGCTCTATCCGGGTCGCTGCGTACGCCAACGGGTTTTCCACCGGCGAGAATCCGAGCGTGGTCGAGGGCACTGCCACATGGCAGGGGTTCGTTTCGGCCCGGGATTCCTCCGTCACGGCGAGCATCGAAAACTATGTCACCGGAGACGCCAGGATCAGCGTGGCGCTGGACGGCGAGGCCCCGCTTGCGGATGTGCTTCTGAGCAACCTGAGGAACGTGTCCACCGGCACCGAATATCTGGACATCAATTATGGCCGGATGGAGCTTCGCAACGGAAGATTCGAGCGCGTATCTGGAGAGAACGATTACCTGCGGGGCGCCTTCTACGGTCCGAACCAGGAGGAAGTCGCCGGCACTTTCGAACACCGGCAGGGGCTCATTGGCGCCTATGGGGGCAAGCGGAAAAAACCATGACCTTGAGGCCCGTCAATGGTTGCTGGACTGGCGTCGATCGTTCATATGGAGGCGCGGGTTGCCGCGGGGCGTCGGGCGCGGTAGGGCGGGCGCTCGATGGACACGACAGTCCCATGAAGCAGAAGCCCAATGCGAAGGCGCAAAAGCCCCGTGTACGGCTCAAGCCGTCGCCCTACCGGCCGAGCAAGGCGGAGCTGGAAGAGGATGTGCGGGTAGAGGCCACGCCCGAGGCGCTTCTGGCGGCCGTCGCGCGCGGTGTTGAGATCGAAGTCGACAAGGAAGCCTGACACGGCGGAAAACCGCCAATTGTTACTCTGGTCTATAGGTCCCATTCCCTAAATCAGAAAGCGGCTGCCCGGCCGCGGGGAGCTGACATGAAACCCCTTCCTATTTTGCTCGTTCTTGCGCTGGCGCTGACCGCCTGTGCAAACAACCCGCCGAGACAGGAAGCGTTCAAGCTCGAACAGAACACCAAGTTCGACGGCGAGACGCTGCGGTTTTTCGTGAGACTGGACAGCGGAGCCGTAGCCACCGTCAATACAAACGACGATGTCATCGAGATTCTGCCCGGGGCCACGCCCATGCCCGGCCACCGGGCGCAGGCCTATACGTTTCTCAAGGTCAAGAAGGAAGGCACGTCGCTGTCTCACGCCCTGTTGAGCTGGGATCCGGACAACCCGGCGGATTACCTCGTGTTCGGCTGGTGGGCGGAGTTCGTCGGCCAGCATCCGCCGGGTCTGTCGTTAGCGGATGCAGAGCGCTGGGCGCTTGTCGATGGCCCGGAACTCGACCATGGAATCGTGCCGGAGGTGCCGGTCGAGGGGACGGCCACCTATCTCGGTCAGGCCGGGGGGCTCTACAGATTTGTGCCGGGGGGCGAACCGGGAGAGGATTTCGAAAACGTTGTGCTCGAAGAATACCAGGGGACGATCACCCTGACCGCGGATTTTTTCGACGGCACCGTGAAAGGATGTATCGGCTGCACCGGCGACATCGTTACGCGACGCGCGCATTTCGGCGTTATTCTCGGCGAGGAAGTGGATGCCCCGGAAGGCACAGCCAAGGACTTCGAACTCCACCTGACCAGTGCGATCATCCGGGAAGACG encodes:
- a CDS encoding IS66 family insertion sequence element accessory protein TnpB: MIPVPSGARVWLATGVTDMRRGMNTLALQV
- a CDS encoding transposase, with the protein product MRMSDAGEQSSSEGRVRRRRRRWSEARKRRIVAESYQPGVSVSVVARRHDVNANLVFTWRRQYRDLARMAGGFVPVVVSSTEGAEPATLSPAPGDIEPSSSGRIEIALADGSRVTVDREVDAAALSRVLKVLERR